A stretch of the Chelonoidis abingdonii isolate Lonesome George chromosome 11, CheloAbing_2.0, whole genome shotgun sequence genome encodes the following:
- the LOC142047507 gene encoding voltage-dependent calcium channel gamma-7 subunit-like: MSVYLFTKRYAEEEMYRPHPAFYRPRLSDCSDYSGQFLHPEVWHRGRSPSDISSDVSIQMTQNYPPAIKYPEHMHISTSPC, encoded by the coding sequence ATGTCCGTGTACCTCTTCACCAAGCGCTACGCGGAAGAGGAGATGTACCGTCCCCACCCGGCCTTCTACCGCCCGCGCCTGAGCGACTGCTCCGACTACTCGGGCCAGTTCCTGCACCCGGAGGTGTGGCACCGCGGGCGCAGCCCCTCCGACATCTCCAGCGACGTCTCCATCCAGATGACCCAGAATTACCCCCCCGCTATCAAGTACCCTGAGCACATGCACATATCCACCTCGCCCTGCTAG